The Fulvia fulva chromosome 13, complete sequence genome window below encodes:
- a CDS encoding Histone-lysine N-methyltransferase ASH1L, producing the protein MSDNHSVNSSKAADDVAQPAEETTSPRRPKRARAAVSYNVVELLDRQMPMAGGYVATGSTSRNASGLSGRTLVNNNANDEDEDEDEDMSMGAEYEKRLQKDAAAASRSPNGKLPARVQRRPSVKDRARNALSNAKSAAESVGSVLGKRSRDVVEKGKRALGMTTEEEDSPPRNRLLKELDRGSGSIWTTLANADPEDFDRPVARPAKKQKTAAANATALQELAQPAAPTGPLQKTSDGKRVKKWQTEGLFVGQDPGSDPVHVKGTKKLQKKRPGTATSEDSSTAKKKPLMPLPMFSYLDKERSFTIPYDVFAPSLRKGDERPKDWYKLNRNRLVGEAKEIWQKPEKLVASACVCSEPTEEEDIGCDETCLNRVMQYECNEDNCALDAATCSNRPFAEIDCRLKKGGSFDIGVEVVKTDKRGFGIRSTRSFRPDQIIMEYTGEIISEGECQRRMREDYKDKPNYYLMELERGLVIDGTKGSMARFINHACEPNCTVKMFRVNGIPRMGVFAGKSGIMTGEELTYDYNFDNFGESRQNCYCGTPNCRGYLGPKLNAAEMKKQAKEDLARQRQAAIDAQKAADEQLRKNRAEAERPSGWIGWKTLDDPEVKAEMQRRKQEQEEKERTDPRAQRLARRANAEPVEEAKVPTPKKSAPKKDTPKKDTPKTDTPKKDTPKKDAPTKDAPKKDTPKKDNAKAETSKQVTREASAPEPEAPRKDTSKKETSKPEAPRRASSTKKPDPKRRRTMPTFPNLPTFPNLTKDREPPKPMFPGLVRDREAVRQEQHQTVRPQTSATVSARPEPVRQEAPRPAPVMPPQLFRPDLARPLSAPVAPRSPFRRKKYVPSNFPKQMDDQGVAVQVAKQLALQAQQQAEAEARAKAQASGQTPTLTPAPAAAPTQSQGANHLRRTSTGSRFTEDLNQEDARPSSARPPSSHSLRNSLSNGMSGIMKRTTFSVKSSVEMPRQEEMNEDDTMTESAILVGEMTHSEGRSLSKVSSVAVEDGDAMEVDESEQEEEETVQTETIQTKSKRSSFLGSTVSSAVKSGGKALGFGGSGSKMVQSKLSFGRKA; encoded by the coding sequence ATGTCCGACAACCACAGCGTCAACTCCTCCAAGGCAGCGGACGATGTCGCTCAGCCGGCAGAAGAGACGACATCTCCGCGCAGACCGAAACGCGCGCGGGCAGCTGTCTCATACAACGTCGTGGAACTGTTGGACAGACAAATGCCTATGGCTGGGGGCTATGTAGCAACTGGCTCCACTTCAAGGAACGCGTCAGGCTTGTCGGGCAGGACACTGGTCAACAACAATGCCAACGATGAGGATGAGGATGAGGACGAGGACATGTCAATGGGTGCGGAGTATGAGAAGAGGTTGCAGAAAGACGCTGCTGCTGCCAGTCGATCGCCGAACGGGAAACTTCCGGCTCGCGTGCAGCGGAGACCCAGTGTGAAAGATCGCGCCAGAAATGCGCTCAGCAATGCTAAGAGTGCTGCAGAGAGCGTAGGATCGGTGCTGGGCAAGAGAAGTCGCGACGTTGTGGAGAAGGGCAAGAGAGCGCTGGGCATGACCACGGAAGAGGAGGACAGCCCGCCGAGAAATAGACTGCTGAAAGAGCTAGACAGAGGCTCTGGCAGTATCTGGACAACACTGGCAAATGCCGACCCTGAAGACTTTGACCGTCCAGTGGCGCGACCGGCGAAGAAGCAGAAGACTGCAGCTGCCAATGCAACAGCACTACAGGAACTTGCACAACCCGCGGCGCCCACGGGGCCGTTGCAGAAGACATCAGATGGCAAGAGAGTGAAGAAGTGGCAGACTGAAGGTCTGTTTGTTGGGCAGGATCCGGGGTCTGACCCAGTGCACGTCAAGGGAACGAAGAAACTGCAAAAGAAGCGACCAGGTACAGCGACGTCGGAGGACAGCAGCACAGCCAAGAAGAAGCCACTCATGCCATTGCCAATGTTCAGCTATCTGGACAAGGAGCGAAGCTTCACCATACCATACGATGTTTTCGCACCGTCTCTGCGCAAAGGTGACGAGCGACCAAAGGACTGGTACAAGCTGAACCGCAATCGATTGGTTGGCGAAGCGAAGGAGATATGGCAGAAGCCGGAGAAGCTGGTGGCATCTGCCTGTGTGTGCTCCGAACCTACAGAAGAAGAGGACATTGGCTGCGACGAGACCTGCCTCAACCGCGTCATGCAATACGAGTGCAACGAAGACAACTGCGCTCTGGATGCAGCTACTTGTAGCAACCGACCTTTTGCCGAAATCGATTGTCGGCTCAAGAAGGGCGGATCTTTCGACATCGGCGTGGAAGTCGTCAAGACCGACAAGCGTGGTTTTGGCATTCGTTCGACTCGTTCGTTCCGGCCTGATCAGATCATCATGGAGTATACTGGGGAGATCATCTCAGAGGGCGAATGCCAACGACGCATGCGTGAAGACTACAAGGACAAGCCGAACTACTACCTCATGGAGCTGGAACGCGGACTCGTGATTGATGGTACGAAGGGCAGCATGGCACGTTTCATCAACCACGCATGCGAGCCGAACTGCACTGTCAAGATGTTTCGAGTCAACGGCATTCCACGTATGGGCGTGTTTGCCGGTAAGTCTGGCATCATGACCGGCGAGGAATTGACATATGACTACAACTTCGACAACTTTGGCGAGTCTCGACAGAATTGCTATTGTGGTACACCGAACTGCCGGGGATACCTCGGGCCAAAGCTGAACGCCGCGGAGATGAAGAAGCAGGCCAAGGAGGACCTCGCACGACAGCGTCAAGCTGCCATAGACGCCCAGAAAGCGGCCGACGAGCAGCTGCGTAAGAATCGCGCTGAAGCTGAGAGACCCAGTGGCTGGATTGGCTGGAAGACTCTGGATGATCCTGAAGTCAAGGCTGAGATGCAGAGGCGGAAGCAGGAGCAGGAGGAGAAGGAGAGGACTGATCCTCGTGCTCAGCGTCTTGCTAGGCGTGCAAATGCTGAGCCTGTGGAAGAGGCGAAAGTACCCACACCCAAGAAAAGCGCGCCCAAGAAGGATACACCCAAGAAGGATACACCCAAGACGGATACACCCAAGAAGGATACACCCAAGAAGGACGCACCCACGAAGGACGCACCCAAGAAGGATACGCCGAAGAAGGACAATGCCAAAGCCGAGACATCGAAGCAGGTCACCAGAGAGGCATCGGCTCCTGAGCCAGAAGCTCCCAGGAAGGATACATCAAAGAAGGAAACCTCTAAGCCAGAGGCTCCGAGACGAGCATCGTCCACCAAGAAGCCCGACCCGAAGCGTAGACGCACCATGCCGACGTTTCCGAATCTTCCCACCTTTCCCAACCTCACAAAGGACCGTGAGCCACCCAAACCCATGTTTCCAGGTCTTGTAAGGGACCGTGAGGCCGTTAGGCAAGAGCAACACCAGACTGTAAGGCCGCAGACTAGCGCTACGGTGTCAGCCAGACCAGAACCCGTCCGACAGGAAGCGCCCAGACCAGCACCTGTTATGCCACCACAACTCTTCCGACCCGACCTTGCAAGACCATTGTCCGCGCCCGTTGCACCCAGATCCCCCTTCAGACGTAAGAAGTACGTCCCATCCAACTTCCCGAAGCAGATGGACGACCAAGGTGTTGCGGTTCAGGTCGCGAAGCAGCTTGCCCTGCAGGCTCAACAGCAAGCTGAAGCCGAAGCCCGGGCTAAAGCCCAGGCTTCTGGTCAAACACCAACTCTGACTCCAGCTCCAGCTGCAGCGCCAACTCAAAGCCAGGGTGCCAACCACCTCCGTCGTACGTCCACTGGCTCTCGCTTCACCGAAGACCTGAACCAAGAAGACGCCCGTCCGAGCTCAGCCCGTCCACCTTCAAGCCACAGCCTTCGCAACTCCCTCTCCAACGGTATGTCCGGCATCATGAAGCGCACCACCTTCTCCGTCAAGTCCAGTGTCGAAATGCCACGTCAGGAGGAGATGAATGAAGACGATACCATGACGGAGTCTGCCATCCTTGTTGGGGAAATGACACATTCTGAAGGCCGCAGTCTGAGCAAGGTCTCGAGCGTCGCTGTCGAGGATGGCGATGCGATGGAAGTGGACGAGAGTGAGCAGGAAGAGGAAGAGACGGTTCAGACTGAAACTATTCAGACTAAGTCGAAGCGCAGCTCGTTCCTGGGAAGCACGGTGTCTTCTGCTGTTAAGAGTGGTGGCAAGGCGCTGGGTTTTGGTGGGAGCGGCTCGAAGATGGTGCAGAGTAAGCTGAGTTTTGGGAGGAAGGCTTAG